A window of Diabrotica virgifera virgifera chromosome 9, PGI_DIABVI_V3a contains these coding sequences:
- the LOC126892650 gene encoding zinc finger protein 271-like isoform X1 — protein MFNQTEVKQEVAETTCKREIEIIDTQVLQDTFKTEFKEEPKTESACDTFDFDYLDVKKCPIKAEIDQDDGFPHGFSCEISSELLSQSSIFKEHMELDTEDKPFAREICAKKFSQISNLNEHMGIHTSDNSFTYESFKSFLQRSNLSKDMGIHTGDKPFACEICSKTFSLKSSLKAHVRIHTGDKPFACETCSKCFSQRSSLTDHMRVHTGDKPFVCEICVKKFSQRSTLAEHIRVHTRDKPFECEICSKRFSNRSGLSEHMRVHTGDKPFACGICSKRFSQRSTLKGHMRVHTGDKPFPCEICSKTFSLTSNLKKHMKIHTGDKPFVCEICSKSFSQRCTLEEHVRVHTRDKPFECEICSKSFSNRFGLSEHMRVHTGDKPFACDICSKRFSQRSNLKDHMRVHTGDKPFPCEICSKTFSLTSNLKKHMKIHTGDKPFECEICSKSFSNRSGLSEHMRVHTGDKPFACDICSKRFSQRSRLKDHMRVHTGDKPFPCEICSKTFSLTSNLKKHMKIHTGDKPFECEICSKSFSNRSGLSEHMRVHTGDKPFACDICSKRFSQRSNLKDHMRVHTGDKPFPCEICSKTFSLTSNLKKHMKIHTGDKPFECEICSKSFSNRSGLSEHMRVHTGDKPFACDICSKRFSQRSNLKDHMRVHTGDKPFPCEICSKTFSLKSSLKAHMRIHTGDKPFECEIGSKCFSQRSSLKDHMRLHTGDKPFVCEICVKKFSQRSTLAEHIRVHTIDKPFECEICSKSFSNRSGLLEHMRIHTGGDKPFVCEICSKSFSQRCTLEEHVRVHTDDKLFACEICFKRFSQRCGLAKHMRVHTGS, from the exons GTTTTCCCCATGGTTTTTCATGTGAAATTAGCTCCGAATTATTATCACAATCATCCATTTTCAAAGAACATATGGAACTAGACACTGAAGATAAGCCTTTTGCTCGTGAAATTTGTGCCAAAAAGTTTTCACAAATTTCCAATTTAAATGAACATATGGGAATACACACTAGCGATAATTCTTTTACATATGAAAGCTTTAAGAGTTTTTTACAAAGATCCAATTTATCAAAAGATATGGGAATACATACTGGTGATAAACCTTTTGCATGTGAAATTTGCTCCAAAACGTTTTCATTAAAATCCAGTTTAAAAGCGCATGTAAGAATACACACTGGTGATAAACCTTTTGCATGTGAAACTTGTTCCAAATGTTTTTCACAAAGATCCAGTTTAACAGACCATATGCGAGTACACACTGGGGATAAACCTTTTGTATGTGAAATTTGTGTCAAAAAGTTTTCACAAAGATCTACGTTAGCAGAACATATTAGAGTACATACTAGGGATAAACcttttgaatgtgaaatttgctccAAGAGATTTTCAAATAGATCCGGGTTATCAGAACATATGAGAGTACATACTGGCGATAAACCTTTTGCATGTGGCATTTGCTCCAAGAGGTTTTCACAAAGATCCACTTTAAAAGGCCATATGAGAGTACATACTGGGGATAAACCTTTTCCATGTGAAATTTGCTCCAAAACCTTTTCACTAACATCCAATTTAAAAAAGCATATGAAAATACACACGGGTGATAAACCTTTTGTATGTGAAATTTGCTCCAAAAGTTTTTCACAAAGATGCACGTTAGAAGAACATGTGAGAGTACATACTAGGGATAAACcttttgaatgtgaaatttgctccAAGAGTTTTTCAAATAGATTCGGGTTATCAGAACATATGAGAGTACATACTGGCGATAAACCTTTTGCATGTGACATTTGCTCCAAGAG GTTTTCACAAAGATCCAATTTAAAAGACCATATGAGAGTACATACTGGGGATAAACCTTTTCCATGTGAAATTTGCTCCAAAACCTTTTCACTAACATCCAATTTAAAAAAGCATATGAAAATACACACGGGTGATAAACcttttgaatgtgaaatttgctccAAGAGTTTTTCAAATAGATCCGGGTTATCAGAACATATGAGAGTACATACTGGCGATAAACCTTTTGCATGTGACATTTGCTCCAAGAG GTTTTCACAAAGATCCAGGTTAAAAGACCATATGAGAGTACATACTGGGGATAAACCTTTTCCATGTGAAATTTGCTCCAAAACCTTTTCACTAACATCCAATTTAAAAAAGCATATGAAAATACACACGGGTGATAAACcttttgaatgtgaaatttgctccAAGAGTTTTTCAAATAGATCCGGGTTATCAGAACATATGAGAGTACATACTGGCGATAAACCTTTTGCATGTGACATTTGCTCCAAGAGGTTTTCACAAAGATCCAATTTAAAAGACCATATGAGAGTACATACTGGGGATAAACCTTTTCCATGTGAAATTTGCTCCAAAACCTTTTCACTAACATCCAATTTAAAAAAGCATATGAAAATACATACGGGTGATAAACcttttgaatgtgaaatttgctccAAGAGTTTTTCAAATAGATCCGGGTTATCAGAACATATGAGAGTACATACTGGCGATAAACCTTTTGCATGTGACATTTGCTCCAAGAGGTTTTCACAAAGATCCAATTTAAAAGACCATATGAGAGTACATACTGGGGATAAACCTTTTCCATGTGAGATTTGCTCCAAAACGTTTTCATTAAAATCCAGTTTAAAAGCGCATATGAGAATACACACTGGTGATAAACCTTTTGAATGTGAAATTGGTTCCAAATGTTTTTCACAAAGATCCAGTTTAAAAGACCATATGCGATTACACACTGGGGATAAACCTTTTGTATGTGAAATTTGTGTCAAAAAGTTTTCACAAAGATCTACGTTAGCAGAACATATTAGAGTACATACTATTGATAAACcttttgaatgtgaaatttgctccAAGAGTTTTTCAAATAGATCCGGTTTATTAGAACATATGAGAATACACACTGGTGGTGATAAACCATTTGTATGTGAAATTTGCTCCAAGAGTTTTTCACAAAGATGCACGTTAGAAGAACATGTGAGAGTACATACTGACGATAAACTTTTTGCATGTGAAATTTGCTTCAAAAGATTTTCACAAAGATGCGGGTTAGCAAAACATATGAGAGTACATACGGGGTCCTGA